The Cytobacillus oceanisediminis genomic interval TTGCATACCCGGATGACATCATTGTAATCCTCTGTGGCGGTACAAACACCGTTCTCATCGGTATCATCCCAGTTTTTCATAAATATCCCGATTACATCGTACCCCTGTTCCTTCAGAAGCAGGGCCGCAACAGAAGAATCAACGCCTCCGGACATTCCAACCACTACCCGGGTATCCTTTGGATCTTTTTTCATCTATTTCACCTCAATTCCTTACTCATAAATTCTGCCCGTTGATTTCCGCTGCAGGCACTTGCTTTCCGCGGGGAGGAATGAGAGCCTCCTCGGCTTCGCCTGTGGGGTCTCTCACTTCCCTCTCCTCCCGCAGGAGTCAAGTGCCCTCCGCTCCAATCAACTTAGTGGCTGAATTCATTTTTTCAAATATCCTATCTATTTAGCCAGCCGCTTCACGATTTTGGCTGTTTGTTCTGCAGCTTTTTCGGCTTGTTCCTTTGTATTAAAGAGGCCAAAGCTGAAACGGATGGAATTTTGCAGTTTGTCTGATCCTTTTCCAAACATGCTGACAAGGACGTGGGATGGATCGATGGATCCTGCAGTACAGGCAGACCCGCTTGATGCTGCTATTCCAGCCAAATCAAGATTAACCAGCATGGCTTCAACATTTGTTCCGGGAAAGCTTAAGTTTAAAACATGAGGCAGGGAATAATCAAGTGATCCGTTCAGTTCAAAAACAGCATCATCCTGCTTCAATTTATTCATGAACAGCATCTTAAAAGAATGCAGCTCTTCCCGCTTAGTTTCCATCTCCTTCTGAGTGATCAGGACAGCCTCCTGAAAGCCTGCAATAGATGGAACATTTTCAGTTCCCGCTCTGCGCTTCCTTTCTTGTTCACCGCCAAAAAGCCGTGAAGAAAGTTTCACATCAGGATGGGCATATAAAAATCCGATTCCTTTAGGGCCATTAATTTTATGGGCGGAGACAGAAAGCAAATCCACTCTCAGTTCCTGCACATCAATTTTTTCAATCCCAAAAGCCTGAACAGCATCGGTATGGAATTTAGCAGGGTGCTCCGCCAATAGCTCGCCTATTTCCTTAATCGGCTGAAGGGTCCCTATTTCATTATTTCCATACATGATGGTTACAAGAATGGTATCCTCCCGCAAAGCTTTTTCTACGTCCTTTACCGAAACACGCCCATTCGGATCAACAGGCAAATACGTTACCTCAAAGCCCTGTTTTTCAAGCTCCTCACATGCATGCAAAACCGCATGATGTTCAATTTGCGTTGTGATGATGTGTTTACCCTTATGGCGGCAGGATTCTACCGTTCCAAAAATCGCATGATTATCAGCTTCAGTACCGCCGCTTGTAAAAATAATGTCATTGGCTTTTGCACCAATGCTGTTTGCTAAGGAAGATCTTGCTTCATCAACAATATGGCGTGCACTCCGCCCGAAATAATGAATACTTGAAGGATTTCCATATTCAAATTTCATGACTTCAGTCATCCGTTCAATCACTTCCGGATGCATTGGCGAAGTTGCCGCATGGTCAAGGTATATTCTTTCCAATCTATTTCACCTACTTCATTTCGTCCTGCTGTTTGCTTTTTTACATATGAATTATCCCCTGATTAAGGACTAAATATAAAACATATAAGCATCCGATTCACCGGTATCCGTATGGCTGGCAAGGTCTTCGAGTGTTGTATTATCAAGCACATCTTTCACGGCATCACGAATGCGCATCCATAATTCTCTCTTTGCAGGCTCTTCATCTTCAATGCCTTCCACCGGGCTGATCGGCCCTTCAAGCACTCTGATAATATCACCGGCAGTAATTTTTGTCGGTTCTTTCCCTAAAATGTATCCGCCGTATGCACCTCGGATGCTTTTAACAAGACCGGCATTCCGGAGCGGCGCTATAAGCTGCTCCAGATAGTGCTCAGACAGGTCATTCGTCTGGGCAATCGACTTTAACGATGTAGGACCTTCCCCATGCTTTTTAGCTAATTCAATCATTATAGTTAAACCATAACGGCCTTTAGTAGATATTTTCATCAGCTTGCACCTCTATCCTTTTCTTTAAGCATTTGATTCGCATAAATATCCTTTTCTTTAAGCTTTGCCAAAAATCGGTCAGTTAAAGCCTGGCACTGCGGTAAAGCTGCTCCGACAATCGGCCCGACTGTCAAACTGAGCACAATGGTTCCCCAGAAGACAGGTCCTCCAAGCTGCCATCCAACTGTCAGTACAGCGATTTCCATTAAGGCTCTGACATTTCTGACCTTCCAGCCGGTTTTTGCTGTCAAAGCAATCATCAGGCTATCCCTTGGCCCGGCTCCAAGCTGAGCAGAAATGTAGAGTCCCATTCCGTAGCAATAAACAACTATGCCCATCCCAAACATGGCCATTTTTCCAGCAATCCCATTTGGTGTCTGCATAAACGGCAAAAGCAAATAGGCGTCAATAAACAGACCAATCAGTATCATATTCAAGAATGCACCGGCCTGCGGAAATTCCTTTGAAATCAGTGCTGCAGCAGCTAATATGAAGATCCCGACAATGATGGACCAGCTGCCTATCGTCAGGCCAAGCTGGTAGTACAGCCCAACATGCAGAACATCCCAGGGAGTTGCCCCTATATCAGCTACTATTAACAAAACAATACCCAGGCTCATGACAAGCAGCCCTGTTAGATACACCATAAACCTGGGACCGATTTGCCCTTTATTTTTCAATAACATGTGCTCAACGCTCCCTGCAAGACCAGCTTTTATATATGAAGATTAAATCCTTAGTAATATTATAGACTTTTGACATTATAGCATATTTTAGGAGGAAAAGGGGCGGGACTGGATTGAACTAAGGGCAATGCTGACTCTGGCCTAATTAATTTCGCAGCCAGATATGTTATGGTATCTTAAATAAAAAGCGGAAACTTTGCTAAAAGTTCTAAGCAGGCTGCAAACTGCCTGCAAAAGGCTGGAGTGATAACTTTGAACATTAAACCTCTTGCATACCGGATGAGACCGAGAACGATTGATGAAATCATTGGCCAGGAGCATCTTGTTTCAGAAGGAAAAATTATCTATCGCATGGTGCAGGCTAAACAGCTTTCATCGATGATTCTGTACGGCCCCCCAGGTATTGGCAAAACCTCGATTGCAAGTGCCATTGCAGGGAGCACCAAATACGCTTTCCGCACTTTAAATGCTGTGACTAACAATAAAAAAGATATGGAAGTGGTAGCGGCAGAAGCTAAAATGTCCGGAAAGGTTATTCTGCTGCTGGATGAAGTTCATAGACTTGATAAAGGGAAACAAGATTTCCTGCTGCCCTATCTGGAAAATGGCAGCATCACTTTAATTGGCGCCACAACCAGCAATCCATATCATGCAATTAACCCGGCTATCAGAAGCCGGTGCCAAATTTTCGAACTAAAGCCGCTGTCTGCTGATGAAATAAAAAAAGCACTGAAAAGGGCATTGCTGGATAAGGAACGAGGTCTTGGCAATAAACAAACTGATGTTACCGATGAAGCGCTGACGCATCTGGCCACCGCTTCAAATGGTGATGTCAGAAGCTCGCTTAATGCATTGGAACTGGCTGTGCTTTCAACTAAAGAAGATGAAGAAGGAATCATTAAGATTGATTTGTCTGTTGCCGAGGAATGCATTCAGCGCAAAAGCTTTACACACGATAAAGATGGAGATGCCCATTACGATGTCCTATCCGGTTTTCAAAAGTCTATCCGCGGAAGCGATGTAAATGCGGCATTACATTATTTAGGAAGATTGATTGAAGCAGGCGACCTGCAAAGCATAAGCAGAAGACTTTTGGTTATCGCCTATGAAGATATCGGACTGGCATCGCCGCAAGCCGGAGCCAGAACCCTTGCAGCCATCGAAACAGCTGAAAGGATTGGATTCCCGGAAGGAAGGATTCCGCTGGCAAATGCGGTCATTGAGCTCTGCCTCTCTCCAAAATCCAATTCAGCATACAAAGCATTGGATTCTGCAATAGCGGATATCCGCGCAGGCAAAAGCGGTGAAGTCCCCGATCACTTGAAGGACGCCCACTACAAAGGAGCAACAGAGCTTGGCAGAGGCATCGGCTATCTATATCCTCACGATTATGAAACAGGCTGGGTCAAACAGCAGTACTTGCCAGACAGAATAAAAAACAAGGTGTATTATCAGCCTAAGAAAACAGGGAAATTTGAACAGGCATTAGCATCTGTCTATGAAAAACTCCTTAAATAGCAAAAGGTCTGGCAGCGATGCCAGACCTTTTATTATTTTGCGCTTTTATGCAGAAACATCCCTTTTATTAAACACATAAAATGCAAGCACCTGGAAAAGCAGGAAGTATATAAGTATCATCATGATTGAAAATCCAATCGTCATCCCCTGAACCATTGGCATCCCTTCAAAATATTGAAGGAGGTCTGTATTGGCAAAAAGGCTGTACTTTGCCCAATCATATTTCATTGCAATCAGCCTTGTGACCTGTCCTCCCATAAACATGAGAAACAAGGAAAGTCCTATTGCCAGCGAGCTATTCCTGAAAACAGCTGAAATCATAAAAGCCATGGTTGCCAGCATAAGCATATTAATGGATTTAAGGCCATAATAAGCTATCAGATGAAGTCCCATGCTTTGTTCTGTCACTGTTCCATTGTAATAATATAAATAAGGAAATGCTTTTTCAGGAAATCCAAAGAGGAGTCCGCCAAGCAGTGCTGAATATCCAAAGAGGATGGACAGCACCAGCAGACCGAATAGAATAACGGTAATATACTTTGCTCCCAGAATTTTTACTCTTTTGATAGGCCTAATCAAAAGAAGCTTGATGGTTCCCCATGTAAACTCACTTGCCACAATTCCTCCGGCAATGATGATGGTAAACAGGCCGGCAAATTCAATCAGCTGTGAGGTATCTGATACAAATCCCCAGACAGAGTATTCCTGATTCGGTGAAATATCATTTTTAATTCTGTATTCGTTGATGGCAATCTCCCTCTGATACTGTTCCTTCATTTCTCTGGGTGCCATTTCCCCCATCTCTTCAAGCTGTTTTTGATAGCTTTCGTTTTGGGTCTGCAGTCCCCTTTTCCATTCCGTATTATCCGGGACCGTCCCCCCGCTTTCCTGATATTTTATAAAGGCGCCTGCTACAGTCGTCATGATTAAAAGCAGTCCGATCATAACATATGTGCCCGGCCGCCTAAAAATCTTCATCCACTCATTTCGAATCAGCCCGACCATCACCTGCACCCCCTTTGTACTCTGTTACTTCAAGAAAACGGTCTTCCAATGTTTTGGTCACTTCACGCACAGCAAATATTTTCATGTTTTCCCGGACAAACTCGTTAATCATTTCAGGTATCTCGTCACGGACAAGCGGAAGAATCACACTATTTTCTGTGAGCTGAACAGGCAAATCAGGCTGTGCAGCTTTTAAAATTCTGTTCGCTTTTTCAGAATCATCCACTTCTACTTCATAAACCTTTTCTTTCCCCTGTACAAAATCACTGATGTGCTGAACATCAATCAATTTTCCGTTTTGAATGATGCCGATTCTGTCACACATCATTTCCATTTCAGATAATAAATGGCTGGAAACAATGACGGCCATATCTCTTTCTCCAGCAAGCATCCTCAGGTGATCCCGAATCTCTCTGATGCCTGCCGGATCAAGCCCATTCGTAGGTTCATCCAGAATAAGGATTTTGGGATCATGCAATAGACACTGCGCCAGTCCGAGCCTCTGCCTCATGCCAAGCGAGTATGTCCTGACTTTATCATGAATACGATCCGACAGTCCTACAAGCTCAACCGTTTCATCAATTTTTTCTTTAGTTACACCTTTTGACATTCGTGCATAATGAAGCAGATTTTGATAACCTGACAAAAACTTATACATCTCAGGGTTTTCTACAATGGCTCCAATATGGGAAACCGCCTTTTCAAAATCTGTTCTGATGCTGCTGCCAAGAATTTTAATGTCCCCTGAAGTAATGCCGATCAAGCCCACCAGCATTCGAATAGTGGTGGTCTTACCTGCACCGTTTGGGCCAAGGAAACCGAACACCTCTCCCTTTTTCACCTCAAAGCTGACAGAATCAATGATCGTTCTTCCTTTTATTACTTTTGTAACGTCCTGTATTTCTACAAGAGTATCCATTTAGGTATCCTCCTCCCATCTTTTAAAGTCCAGTTCTTTGCAGACTCCTTTAAAGTCGGGATTATATTTGGCTTACACTTTGTTATTTTACCTTTCAACAACTGAGAATGGAATATTTTCATCTATTAGGGTGACGATAAGCCTAACAATCGTATTTTCCGAGGTGGTTAAAGGAATGAAGGAACGGAAAGACTTATGGAAACCGGAAGAGGATCAATTACTCGAAGAAACAGTGCTTGAATACACATCAAACGGGGATACAAAAGCATCAGCTTTTAAGAAGGCAAGTACTGAACTCGGCCGTACAGTTTCAGCATGCCAATACCGCTGGAACACAGCCATAAAAAAAAGGACAGATTATGGATCCCAGGAAATCGCAAGCAATAAGGCACCCAGACAAACCAATGTAACTCCTGACAGTGTTCCCCCTGCCAATTTGGCTCAAGTCATACACTTCTTAAGGAATTTTGCGAAAATACAGCCTAATTCAGAGCAAATGAAGGAAAATAAACGTCTGCACGAAGCACAAGTGCAATTAAAACTTCAAAATGAGCAGTTAATCAGAAGGCTGAAGGACAAGAAAGCGGAATTTGAAAATCAGCTTCTGCAATATGAAGAAATGGCAAGCATCCTGAAAGAAGCCGACCAGCTGCTGAAGCATGACAGCAAAGAAGAGAAAAGAGCCGTTCACTGATTGGAGAGATTCCAGAACTTTTTATGCGAAAGACCGGCCTGCAGCCGGTCTCTTTTCAGTCATTTACACGTGCAATTTTAATATCGCTTAATAGTTCTTTAACTACATAGCTGGCCATGATTAAACCTGCAACAGAAGGAACAAATGCGTTTGAAGATGGCGGCATTTTAGCCTTTCTGATTTCAGCATCATCTTTCCCAACTGTTTTGCGGACATCTTCCCGGATAACGATCGGGCTTTCATCCGAGAATACAACCGGAACGCCTTTTCTGATTCCTTCTTTTCTCAGGCGCGTGCGGATAACCTTAGCAATCGGGTCAGTATGAGTTTTGAAGATATCAGCAATCTGGAACCTGGTCGGATCCATTTTATTTGCAGCACCCATGCTTGAAATCATTGGAATCCCTCTGTTCAAGCATTCTTTTATTAAATGAATTTTATAAGAAATCGTATCGGAAGCATCAACTACAAAGTCCAGTCCATAATCAAAGAATTGCTCATAGGTTTCCTCTGTATAAAACATTTTCAAAGCAATAACTTCACAGTCAGGATTGATATCCTTAATTCTTTCTTTCATTAAATCCACCTTTGGTTTCCCGACTGTGGATAATAAAGCGATGACCTGTCTGTTCACATTTGTGATATCAACATCGTCTTTATCAACCAGCACAAGCCGGCCAACACCTGAACGCGCCAGTGCTTCCGCAGCAAAGGAACCAACTCCGCCGATGCCCAGTACTGCAACTGTGCTATTTCTCATTTTTTCAAGGCCTTCTTTGCCAATAGCCAATTCATTCCTGGAAAATTGGTGAAGCATATATATCAACTCCATCAAATGTTATTTAAAAAGCATGTATTATCTAATACCCGATAATGAATATATCATACTTGAATTTTAAAACAAGTAGTTCTATAGGATTAATTCCATTAAACAATTTACCATTAATTAAATCCAAACTTCCTCTCCAATAGTGTTAACAGCACTATAATATTTAATCCTTAACACATTTCAACTATAGCTCAGTTCCAAGTAAGATTATAAAGAACAGGACAACAAAAAAATCCATGCTCACAAGCATGGATTTTATCAATCGTATGTATTAAAGAGTCCCAATCGTGCCGTCGCTGTTGATGCCCTCGTTTTGAACCCGCACTCAGCAGGTGGGTGTCCTGTTTCCTGCGTTTGTAAGTCCTCATCCATGAGGCTTTTACGCTGCGGGAAAACTCCGGACTCCCGAAGGAATAATGTTGGTCAAAATTTCAGGTTTTACAACGAACACATCAGGACTCTTTATTTATTGATATGATCATATCACACGGTTTCTTCTTTTTCAAGCTGATGAAATGGGGCAAATTTGAACAATTTTATCCATTTTATTCCTTAAAATTAGACATACCGTCTAAAAATCAGGAGTTACTTCCCAGTTTAGTTTTCTGAAAAATGAATTTTTTCATTTATTTAAACATTAATAGGAAATTACTCACTTTTTTTCAAGTTAAGCGCTAAGTGCAAATCATTAAGCTGGGACTGGCTAACTTCACCAGGAGCTTCTGTAAGCACACAGCTCGCACTGGCTGTTTTAGGGAAGGCAATCGTATCCCTCAGATTTGTTCTGCCAGCCAATAGCATCACAAGCCTGTCTAATCCAAGTGCAATTCCTCCATGCGGAGGAGTGCCATATTCAAATGCTTCAAGCAGGAATCCAAACTGTTCAACAGCTTCCTCTTTTGAGAATCCAAGCACACTGAACATTTTCTCTTGAACGTCTCTTTCGAAAATACGCAATGAACCGCCGCCAAGCTCGTAGCCGTTTAATACAAGGTCATATGCTTGTGCACGGACTTGAGCTGGATCTTTATCGAGAAGATTTAAATCTTCTCTGGCAGGCATTGTAAATGGATGATGGGCTGCATAATAGCGGCCTTCTTCCTCATCGTACTCAAGTAGCGGCCAGTCTGTAACCCAAAGGAAGTTAAACTTGCTTTGATCAATCAGATCAAGCTCTTTTCCAAGCTTTAATCGCAGAGCGCCAAGTGCATCTGCCACAACGTTTTTCTTATCAGCCACAAAGAGGAGCAAGTCTCCTGATTCTACTGACAGAGCTGCATAGAATGCTTTTTGTTCATCCTCAGTCACAAACTTGGCAATCGGACCTTTTAATCCGTCTTCTTCCGCTTTTAACCAAGCAAGCCCTTTTGCACCATAAACAGCAGCAAACTCTGTTAGGGCATCAATATCTTTTCGTGAATACTTTCCTGCACCATTTTTTACATTAATGGCCTTTACCTGTCCCCCGGAAGCAACTGCTCCGGCAAATACTTTGAAGCTTGAATCTTTTACTATTTCCGATAGATCCGTCAATTCCATTTCAAAGCGGGTATCCGGCTTATCAGAGCCAAAACGGTCCATCGCTTCCTGATAGGTCATTCGCGGGATTGGAAGCTGGACATCCAGGTCTTTCACTTCTTTCAAGACCTTTTTCATCATGTTTTCCATCAGGCCGATGATTTCTTCCTGGCTCATAAAACTCATTTCGATGTCGACCTGAGTAAATTCAGGCTGGCGATCTGCGCGCAGGTCTTCATCACGGAAGCATCGTGCAATTTGGTAATAGCGTTCAAATCCGCCTACCATTAATAACTGCTTAAAGATTTGAGGCGATTGCGGAAGAGCATAGAATTCACCCGGATGCACACGGCTTGGAACTAAATAGTCACGGGCTCCTTCCGGCGTGCTCTTCGTTAAAATCGGTGTTTCTATATCAAGGAATCCTTCGCCGTCCAGAAAATCCCTCATCGCTTTTGTTACTTGATGACGCATCTTAAAGGTATCAAACATGACTGGGCGTCTCAAATCCAGATAGCGGTATTTGAGGCGGACATCTTCGGAAACATCCGTTTTATCATCAATGACAAAAGGAGGTGTTTTTGCTTCATTTATGATCGTCACTTTCTCTGCTTTAATCTCAATGCGCCCTGTTTTCAGGTTCTCATTAATCGTGCCTTCTTCACGTGCAATTACTTCACCCTCTATATCAAGAACAAATTCATTGCGGATCTTTTCAGCTGTTGCAAGAGCTTCAGGGGAAACTTCCGGATTGAATACAACCTGAACGATCCCAGTGCGGTCACGAAGATCCACAAAGATCAGACCGCCCAAATCCCGGCGTTTTTGTACCCAGCCTTTTAAGCTTACTTTTTCTCCAATAGCTTTTTCCGTTACTTCCCCGCAAAAATACGTTCGCCCAAACATTCTAATTCCTCCCAAATATAAAGCTGATTTATGATTGATAAAGCTCTGTAAATTTTTCAATAAAAGAATCAAGATCAAGCTCTATTTGTTCTCCCGATTCCATTGATTTCACATTAATTTTGTTCGCTTTAAGTTCATCTTCACCCAAGACAGCAACAAATTTTGCATCCGACCGGTCTGCCGCTTTAAACTGGGCTTTAATTTTTCTGTCAAGATAATCTCTTTCAGCAGAATATCCTGCCATTCGAAGTTTTTGAAGAAGGCCGACTGTGTAATCCTTTGCTTCCTCTCCAAGGGATACAAGGTAGCAATCAATGCCCTTATTAAGAGGCAGATCCACCTTCTCTGCCTCAAGAGCAGCGATGAATCGCTCGATACTTAAAGCAAAACCTATTCCCGGCGCTTCAGGACCGCCAATTTCCTCAGTGAGGCCATTGTATCGTCCGCCGCCGCAAAGAGTTGTAATAGCGCCGAATCCTTCGGAATCGCTCATAATTTCAAAAGCAGTATGATTGTAATAATCCAGACCGCGAACAAGATTTGGATCGACAGTAAAGTCAATATCCAGGTTCTTTAAATACTTTTGAACCTTCTCAAAATAGGCTTTTGAATCATCATTTAAATAATCAATGATGGATGGAGCCGATTTCATAAGTTCATGTTCACGATCCTGCTTACAGTCCAGGATGCGCATTGGATTTTTCTCAAGGCGATTCTGGCAATCCTGGCAAAACTCCCCGATCCGCGGCTTGAAGTGGTTGACCAGAGCCTCTCTGTGTGCCGAACGGCTTTCTTTATCTCCCAGGCTGTTCACAATCAATTTAAGCTTTTGCAGTCCCATGCTTCTATAAAGTGACATTGCCAGTGCGATAACTTCCGCATCAATTGCCGGATCCGCGCTGCCGATCGCTTCGACGCCAAATTGGACAAACTGGCGGAAACGACCTGCCTGGGGGCGTTCATAACGGAACATAGGTCCCATATAATAAAGCTTTACAGGCTGGCTCGCATCACCGTACATTTTATGTTCAACGAATGATCTTACAGTCGAAGCTGTTCCTTCAGGGCGAAGTGTCAGGCTTCGTCCGCCGCGGTCTTCAAACGTGTACATTTCTTTTTGGACAATATCCGTCGTGTCTCCAACACTGCGCAGAAATAATTCTGTATGTTCAAAAATAGGTGTTCTGATTTCACGATATTGAAACTTCTCACAAAGTTCCCTGGCCTTTTCTTCTATCAATTGCCATTTTTCAACTTCCCCCGGCAGAATGTCCTGCGTTCCCCTTGGTATTCGGATAGACATGAAAATTACCTCCTAATGCAAAATGATATCTATGTACAAAATATTGATCCTTTACGATCAGCCAATAAATCAGCCATGATCGCAATCGCCAAAATAAAAAAACTCCCGCCTCCTTGTATATTAAATACAAGGGACGAGAGTTTGGTTTTCCCGTGGTGCCACCCTAGTTGAAGCCAATAAATAAACTTCCTCTTTTACAGTTAACGCCTGTTAACGTTCAGCTCCTACTAAAGATTACGCCTTTTTCAGAGAGAAACCTACGAAGTGTTCTTTCGTTAAATCATCATGTGAGAATGCTTTCAGCCGGGCGGCACTCTCTCTCTTTTCATGTGGGGTTTAACTACTCTTCTCCATCAATGGTTTATCGAAAAGCAGACACGCCTTGGTCAGACGCTGCAGCTAGACATTTAATTGTATTTGTCATTTTATTTATATTATAATACGGAGCATTTTCATCAATGTCAAGACTAAAATCATGTTATGATCGCTCCAGCTTTTTTTTCAGTTTCCTGACATCCTTGAGAGATAGTCCAAACTCTGAAGCGAGTTCAATCATGTTTGAGTTTTGTTCTCTCTGTATAAAATCATGAAAATCAACCCCGAACAGCTGATTTTCACCAGATTGTGCAGACATCCCTTTTTCTCCAAATCTCATAATGCTCACCCTTTTTTA includes:
- a CDS encoding cysteine desulfurase family protein → MERIYLDHAATSPMHPEVIERMTEVMKFEYGNPSSIHYFGRSARHIVDEARSSLANSIGAKANDIIFTSGGTEADNHAIFGTVESCRHKGKHIITTQIEHHAVLHACEELEKQGFEVTYLPVDPNGRVSVKDVEKALREDTILVTIMYGNNEIGTLQPIKEIGELLAEHPAKFHTDAVQAFGIEKIDVQELRVDLLSVSAHKINGPKGIGFLYAHPDVKLSSRLFGGEQERKRRAGTENVPSIAGFQEAVLITQKEMETKREELHSFKMLFMNKLKQDDAVFELNGSLDYSLPHVLNLSFPGTNVEAMLVNLDLAGIAASSGSACTAGSIDPSHVLVSMFGKGSDKLQNSIRFSFGLFNTKEQAEKAAEQTAKIVKRLAK
- a CDS encoding YczE/YyaS/YitT family protein, coding for MLLKNKGQIGPRFMVYLTGLLVMSLGIVLLIVADIGATPWDVLHVGLYYQLGLTIGSWSIIVGIFILAAAALISKEFPQAGAFLNMILIGLFIDAYLLLPFMQTPNGIAGKMAMFGMGIVVYCYGMGLYISAQLGAGPRDSLMIALTAKTGWKVRNVRALMEIAVLTVGWQLGGPVFWGTIVLSLTVGPIVGAALPQCQALTDRFLAKLKEKDIYANQMLKEKDRGAS
- a CDS encoding replication-associated recombination protein A yields the protein MNIKPLAYRMRPRTIDEIIGQEHLVSEGKIIYRMVQAKQLSSMILYGPPGIGKTSIASAIAGSTKYAFRTLNAVTNNKKDMEVVAAEAKMSGKVILLLDEVHRLDKGKQDFLLPYLENGSITLIGATTSNPYHAINPAIRSRCQIFELKPLSADEIKKALKRALLDKERGLGNKQTDVTDEALTHLATASNGDVRSSLNALELAVLSTKEDEEGIIKIDLSVAEECIQRKSFTHDKDGDAHYDVLSGFQKSIRGSDVNAALHYLGRLIEAGDLQSISRRLLVIAYEDIGLASPQAGARTLAAIETAERIGFPEGRIPLANAVIELCLSPKSNSAYKALDSAIADIRAGKSGEVPDHLKDAHYKGATELGRGIGYLYPHDYETGWVKQQYLPDRIKNKVYYQPKKTGKFEQALASVYEKLLK
- a CDS encoding ABC transporter permease encodes the protein MVGLIRNEWMKIFRRPGTYVMIGLLLIMTTVAGAFIKYQESGGTVPDNTEWKRGLQTQNESYQKQLEEMGEMAPREMKEQYQREIAINEYRIKNDISPNQEYSVWGFVSDTSQLIEFAGLFTIIIAGGIVASEFTWGTIKLLLIRPIKRVKILGAKYITVILFGLLVLSILFGYSALLGGLLFGFPEKAFPYLYYYNGTVTEQSMGLHLIAYYGLKSINMLMLATMAFMISAVFRNSSLAIGLSLFLMFMGGQVTRLIAMKYDWAKYSLFANTDLLQYFEGMPMVQGMTIGFSIMMILIYFLLFQVLAFYVFNKRDVSA
- the cymR gene encoding cysteine metabolism transcriptional regulator CymR, producing the protein MKISTKGRYGLTIMIELAKKHGEGPTSLKSIAQTNDLSEHYLEQLIAPLRNAGLVKSIRGAYGGYILGKEPTKITAGDIIRVLEGPISPVEGIEDEEPAKRELWMRIRDAVKDVLDNTTLEDLASHTDTGESDAYMFYI
- the aspS gene encoding aspartate--tRNA ligase; its protein translation is MFGRTYFCGEVTEKAIGEKVSLKGWVQKRRDLGGLIFVDLRDRTGIVQVVFNPEVSPEALATAEKIRNEFVLDIEGEVIAREEGTINENLKTGRIEIKAEKVTIINEAKTPPFVIDDKTDVSEDVRLKYRYLDLRRPVMFDTFKMRHQVTKAMRDFLDGEGFLDIETPILTKSTPEGARDYLVPSRVHPGEFYALPQSPQIFKQLLMVGGFERYYQIARCFRDEDLRADRQPEFTQVDIEMSFMSQEEIIGLMENMMKKVLKEVKDLDVQLPIPRMTYQEAMDRFGSDKPDTRFEMELTDLSEIVKDSSFKVFAGAVASGGQVKAINVKNGAGKYSRKDIDALTEFAAVYGAKGLAWLKAEEDGLKGPIAKFVTEDEQKAFYAALSVESGDLLLFVADKKNVVADALGALRLKLGKELDLIDQSKFNFLWVTDWPLLEYDEEEGRYYAAHHPFTMPAREDLNLLDKDPAQVRAQAYDLVLNGYELGGGSLRIFERDVQEKMFSVLGFSKEEAVEQFGFLLEAFEYGTPPHGGIALGLDRLVMLLAGRTNLRDTIAFPKTASASCVLTEAPGEVSQSQLNDLHLALNLKKSE
- a CDS encoding tRNA threonylcarbamoyladenosine dehydratase — its product is MLHQFSRNELAIGKEGLEKMRNSTVAVLGIGGVGSFAAEALARSGVGRLVLVDKDDVDITNVNRQVIALLSTVGKPKVDLMKERIKDINPDCEVIALKMFYTEETYEQFFDYGLDFVVDASDTISYKIHLIKECLNRGIPMISSMGAANKMDPTRFQIADIFKTHTDPIAKVIRTRLRKEGIRKGVPVVFSDESPIVIREDVRKTVGKDDAEIRKAKMPPSSNAFVPSVAGLIMASYVVKELLSDIKIARVND
- a CDS encoding ABC transporter ATP-binding protein; this encodes MDTLVEIQDVTKVIKGRTIIDSVSFEVKKGEVFGFLGPNGAGKTTTIRMLVGLIGITSGDIKILGSSIRTDFEKAVSHIGAIVENPEMYKFLSGYQNLLHYARMSKGVTKEKIDETVELVGLSDRIHDKVRTYSLGMRQRLGLAQCLLHDPKILILDEPTNGLDPAGIREIRDHLRMLAGERDMAVIVSSHLLSEMEMMCDRIGIIQNGKLIDVQHISDFVQGKEKVYEVEVDDSEKANRILKAAQPDLPVQLTENSVILPLVRDEIPEMINEFVRENMKIFAVREVTKTLEDRFLEVTEYKGGAGDGRADSK
- the hisS gene encoding histidine--tRNA ligase: MSIRIPRGTQDILPGEVEKWQLIEEKARELCEKFQYREIRTPIFEHTELFLRSVGDTTDIVQKEMYTFEDRGGRSLTLRPEGTASTVRSFVEHKMYGDASQPVKLYYMGPMFRYERPQAGRFRQFVQFGVEAIGSADPAIDAEVIALAMSLYRSMGLQKLKLIVNSLGDKESRSAHREALVNHFKPRIGEFCQDCQNRLEKNPMRILDCKQDREHELMKSAPSIIDYLNDDSKAYFEKVQKYLKNLDIDFTVDPNLVRGLDYYNHTAFEIMSDSEGFGAITTLCGGGRYNGLTEEIGGPEAPGIGFALSIERFIAALEAEKVDLPLNKGIDCYLVSLGEEAKDYTVGLLQKLRMAGYSAERDYLDRKIKAQFKAADRSDAKFVAVLGEDELKANKINVKSMESGEQIELDLDSFIEKFTELYQS